The proteins below come from a single Procambarus clarkii isolate CNS0578487 chromosome 54, FALCON_Pclarkii_2.0, whole genome shotgun sequence genomic window:
- the LOC123771256 gene encoding tRNA-uridine aminocarboxypropyltransferase 1, whose translation MLTDTKDTLGDSSAGNKAKTVDLRKVNSDEIKLMKPSKNLENPFLNLKISDSSFLNNLDGRSACSLCGKSRKYFCYTCYIPLPSIADKIPKVKLPCKIDIIKHPKEIDGKSTAIHAAVLAPDDVAIYTYPNLPDYSSQDNILLVFPDKDAIHIEDLWSHLETHTKRNPEEPQMKRNKPHIPFSRAVFIDCTWNQTRKLYHDERIKGLRCVELTKRETLFWRYQRGKPHTYLATIEAIYYFLVDVHINVLKADYASEYDDLLFFFKFMFQKIHSLYDKHTLRAYKTL comes from the exons ATGTTAACAGATACTAAAGACACTCTTGGAGATAGTTCAGCAGGAAACAAAGCAAAGACTGTTGATCTTAGAAAGGTGAACTCTGATGAAATAAAACTCATGAAGCCTTCAAAGAACTTGGAAAACCCATTTTTAAATCTGAAAATCAGCGATTCTAGTTTTCTGAATAATTTAGATGGAAGAAGTGCTTGCTCACTGTGTGGTAAATCGAGAAAGTATTTTTGCTATACGTGTTACATTCCTCTTCCCAGCATTGCTGACAAAATTCCTAAAGTAAAG CTGCCCTGCAAGATAGATATAATCAAACACCCTAAAGAGATTGATGGGAAAAGCACAGCAATACATGCAGCAGTGTTGGCACCTGATGATGTGGCCATCTACACCTACCCTAACCTGCCTGACTACTCCTCTCAAGATAAT ATATTATTGGTATTCCCAGACAAAGATGCCATACACATTGAGGACTTGTGGTCACACCTTGAGACACACACCAAAAGAAACCCTGAAGAGCCTCAGATGAAACGCAACAAACCACATATTCCATTTTCAAGAGCAGTATTTATTGACTGTACTTGGAATCAAACCAGGAAGCTCTACCATGACGAGAGAATAAAAG GTCTTCGGTGTGTAGAGCTGACCAAGAGAGAGACGTTGTTCTGGCGGTACCAGCGAGGGAAGCCCCACACCTACCTGGCTACCATCGAGGCTATATATTACTTCCTAGTCGACGTGCACATCAATGTTCTTAAGGCAGATTATGCCAGCGAATATGATGACCtcctttttttctttaaatttaTGTTTCAAAAAATCCATTCCCTCTATGATAAGCACACTTTAAGGGCATACAAAACACTCTAG